In one Micromonospora polyrhachis genomic region, the following are encoded:
- a CDS encoding tRNA (adenine-N1)-methyltransferase codes for MTERSEGTVETSAGAMVVRRGPFRPGDRVQLTDPKGRLHTITLEPGKSFHTHRGALEHDGLIGLPDGSVVTSTGGTAYLALRPLLADYVLSMPRGAQVIYPKDAAQIVAMGDVFPGAKVLEAGVGSGALTCSLLRAVGPSGEVHSFELREDFAEIARRNVESFFGGPQPTWQLRVGDVATCQETGFDRIILDLLTPWEVLDLVERALLPGGVFIGYVATTPQLSELVEALRERGGFTEPRAWESLVRDWHADGLAVRPDHRMIAHTAFLVSARKLAPGVTAPPRRRKPSKGAEAYALRKQSLREAAARPPVEPGDVDDVAGEQVGQ; via the coding sequence ATGACCGAGCGAAGCGAGGGAACCGTAGAAACCTCGGCGGGGGCGATGGTGGTGCGTCGCGGGCCGTTCCGGCCGGGTGATCGGGTACAGCTCACCGACCCCAAGGGGCGGTTGCACACCATCACCCTCGAACCTGGCAAGTCGTTCCACACCCATCGGGGCGCGTTGGAGCATGACGGTCTGATCGGCCTGCCCGACGGTAGCGTGGTGACCTCCACCGGTGGTACCGCCTACCTGGCACTGCGGCCACTGCTCGCGGACTACGTGCTCTCCATGCCGCGGGGCGCCCAGGTCATCTACCCCAAGGACGCCGCTCAGATCGTCGCGATGGGCGACGTCTTTCCGGGGGCGAAGGTGCTGGAAGCCGGGGTTGGCTCCGGCGCGCTGACCTGTTCCCTGTTGCGGGCGGTCGGACCGAGCGGTGAGGTGCACTCCTTCGAACTGCGGGAGGACTTCGCGGAGATCGCGCGGCGGAACGTGGAGTCGTTCTTCGGCGGGCCGCAGCCGACGTGGCAGCTGCGGGTGGGGGATGTGGCGACCTGCCAGGAGACCGGCTTCGACCGGATCATCCTGGACCTGCTGACTCCGTGGGAGGTGCTCGATCTGGTGGAGCGGGCTCTGCTGCCGGGTGGGGTCTTCATTGGTTATGTGGCCACCACACCTCAACTGTCGGAGTTGGTGGAGGCGCTCCGGGAGCGGGGCGGTTTCACCGAGCCCCGGGCCTGGGAGTCGCTGGTGCGGGACTGGCACGCCGACGGGCTGGCCGTACGCCCCGATCACCGGATGATCGCGCACACCGCCTTCCTGGTCTCCGCCCGGAAGCTTGCCCCCGGGGTGACCGCCCCGCCCCGTCGACGTAAGCCGAGCAAGGGCGCGGAGGCGTACGCACTGCGTAAGCAGAGCTTGCGCGAGGCGGCTGCCCGGCCGCCGGTCGAGCCTGGCGACGTCGACGACGTGGCGGGGGAGCAGGTCGGCCAGTGA
- a CDS encoding ferredoxin, with product MTARTETETDELRVWVDQDLCTGDGLCVQYAPEVFEFDVDGLAYVKDGDGELLLAPGSRVDVPAHLRLDVIDAAKECPGDCIHVVRADDDVEVAGPDAV from the coding sequence GTGACGGCACGGACCGAGACCGAAACCGACGAGCTGCGGGTCTGGGTTGACCAGGACCTGTGCACCGGAGACGGTCTGTGCGTGCAGTACGCCCCGGAGGTCTTCGAGTTTGACGTCGACGGCCTAGCCTACGTGAAGGATGGCGACGGTGAGCTGCTTCTGGCTCCGGGCAGCCGGGTCGACGTGCCAGCTCACCTGCGACTCGACGTGATCGACGCGGCCAAGGAGTGCCCCGGCGACTGCATCCACGTCGTACGGGCCGACGACGACGTCGAGGTGGCCGGGCCGGACGCCGTCTGA
- the arc gene encoding proteasome ATPase, translating to MARSDDADSRAARWEKEAHDLSTQVAFLQEELALVRRKLTESPRHVRQLEERLAATQAQLARLTENNDRLVSTLKEARAQIVTLKEEIDRLAQPPSGYGVFLARHDDGTVDVFTGGRKLRVAVSPSLDVGELRRGQEVLLNDALNIVDAFGFERTGEVVMLKEVLEDSTGLGDRALVISHADEERIVHLAETLIGSPLRAGDSLMIEPRSAYAYERIPKSEVEELVLEEVPDVDYGDIGGLHTQIEQIRDAVELPFLHADLFREHQLRPPKGILLYGPPGCGKTLIAKAVANSLAKKIAERRGEEKHTSFFLNIKGPELLNKYVGETERHIRLVFQRAREKAGEGTPVIVFFDEMDSVFRTRGSGVSSDVENTIVPQLLSEIDGVEGLENVIVIGASNREDMIDPAILRPGRLDVKIKIERPDAEAAKDIFSKYILTGLPLHPDDLAEHGGDPQATVAAMIEAVVLRMYSETEENRFLEVTYANGDKEVLYFKDFNSGAMIQNIVDRGKKSAIKEFLSSGRKGLRLQHLLDACVDEFRENEDLPNTTNPDDWARISGKKGERIVYIRTLVSGGKGTEAGRSIETASNTGQYL from the coding sequence GTGGCACGCAGCGACGACGCGGATTCGCGCGCCGCACGGTGGGAGAAGGAGGCCCACGATCTCTCCACCCAGGTCGCGTTCCTTCAGGAGGAACTCGCCTTGGTGCGGCGCAAGCTGACCGAAAGCCCCCGACACGTCCGGCAGCTCGAGGAGCGGCTTGCGGCGACGCAGGCACAGCTGGCTCGACTGACCGAGAACAATGATCGGCTCGTGAGCACCCTCAAGGAGGCACGGGCCCAGATCGTCACGCTCAAAGAGGAGATCGACCGACTGGCGCAGCCACCCAGTGGCTACGGCGTCTTCCTGGCTCGACATGACGACGGCACGGTGGATGTCTTCACCGGGGGCCGGAAGCTCCGGGTCGCGGTGTCGCCCTCGCTCGACGTGGGAGAACTGCGGCGGGGCCAGGAGGTCCTGCTCAACGACGCCCTCAACATCGTGGACGCGTTCGGTTTCGAGCGGACCGGCGAGGTCGTGATGCTCAAGGAGGTGTTGGAGGATTCCACCGGCCTGGGTGACCGGGCGTTGGTGATCTCCCATGCCGACGAGGAGCGAATCGTCCATCTCGCCGAAACGTTGATCGGTTCGCCGCTGCGGGCCGGCGACTCGCTCATGATCGAGCCGCGCTCGGCGTACGCGTACGAGCGCATCCCGAAGAGCGAGGTCGAGGAGCTGGTGCTGGAGGAGGTGCCGGACGTCGACTACGGTGACATCGGCGGCCTGCACACCCAGATCGAGCAGATCCGGGACGCGGTGGAGTTGCCGTTCCTGCACGCGGATCTGTTCCGTGAGCATCAGCTTCGACCGCCCAAGGGCATCCTCCTCTACGGCCCACCCGGTTGCGGTAAGACCCTGATCGCCAAGGCCGTCGCCAACTCGCTGGCCAAGAAGATCGCCGAACGCCGGGGCGAGGAGAAGCACACCAGTTTCTTCCTCAACATCAAGGGCCCGGAGCTGCTCAACAAGTATGTTGGCGAGACCGAGCGGCACATCCGGTTGGTATTCCAGCGGGCCCGCGAGAAGGCCGGCGAGGGCACGCCGGTCATCGTCTTCTTCGACGAGATGGACTCGGTGTTCCGTACCCGGGGCTCCGGGGTCTCCTCGGACGTGGAGAACACGATCGTCCCGCAGTTGCTCAGCGAGATCGACGGTGTGGAGGGGCTGGAGAACGTCATCGTGATCGGTGCCTCCAACCGGGAGGACATGATCGATCCGGCCATCCTGCGCCCCGGACGTCTCGACGTCAAGATCAAGATCGAGCGGCCGGACGCCGAGGCAGCCAAGGACATCTTCTCCAAGTACATCCTCACCGGGCTGCCGCTGCACCCTGACGACCTAGCCGAACACGGAGGTGATCCGCAAGCCACGGTCGCCGCGATGATCGAGGCGGTCGTGCTGCGGATGTACTCCGAGACGGAGGAGAACCGGTTCCTCGAGGTCACCTACGCCAACGGTGACAAGGAGGTCCTCTACTTCAAGGACTTCAACTCGGGTGCCATGATCCAGAACATCGTCGACCGGGGTAAGAAGTCGGCCATCAAGGAGTTCCTCTCCTCCGGCCGTAAAGGTCTTCGTCTCCAGCACCTGCTCGATGCCTGCGTCGACGAGTTCCGGGAGAACGAGGACCTGCCCAACACCACCAACCCTGACGACTGGGCCCGGATCTCCGGCAAGAAGGGCGAACGGATCGTCTACATCCGTACGCTCGTCTCGGGCGGCAAGGGCACCGAGGCCGGCCGATCCATCGAGACCGCGAGCAACACCGGTCAGTACCTGTAG
- the dop gene encoding depupylase/deamidase Dop, producing MSVRRIMGTEVEYGISVPGQAGANPMVTSSQVVNAYGARPELTRGGRARWDYEEESPLRDARGFTYSGAAYDPAEALADEDLGLANVILTNGARLYVDHAHPEYSTPEVTNPLDVVRWDKAGERVMAEAARRAATIPGTHPIHLYKNNTDNKGASYGAHENYLMRRQTPFADIVAYLTPFFVTRQVVCGAGRVGLGQDGSQPGFQISQRADFFEVEVGLETTLKRPIINTRDEPHADADKYRRLHVIIGDANLSEISTYLKVGTTALVLTMIEEKVLTPEFGIADPVAELRAVSHDPSLTHLIRLRDGRRLTALDLQWAYLERARAFVEDRYGSDVDDMTADVLDRWESVLDRLGRDIMLCAGELDWVAKLRLLEGYREREKLGWASHKLQLVDLQYSDVRPEKGLYHRLVARGSMTTLLSDEAVRTAMVEPPEDTRAYFRGRCLAQYASEVVAASWDSVIFDVGRESLVRVPMMEPERGTRKHVGALFDRCASAKDLLETLTGG from the coding sequence ATGAGCGTACGGCGGATCATGGGCACTGAGGTGGAGTACGGCATCTCGGTTCCCGGCCAGGCCGGGGCCAACCCGATGGTCACCTCGTCACAGGTGGTCAACGCCTATGGCGCCCGACCCGAACTGACTCGGGGCGGGCGGGCGCGGTGGGACTACGAGGAGGAGTCACCGCTGCGGGACGCCCGCGGGTTCACCTACTCCGGCGCGGCCTATGACCCGGCCGAGGCGCTCGCTGACGAGGACCTCGGACTGGCCAACGTCATCTTGACCAACGGTGCCCGGCTCTACGTCGACCACGCCCATCCGGAATATTCGACGCCGGAGGTGACCAACCCGCTGGACGTGGTGCGCTGGGACAAGGCCGGGGAGCGGGTGATGGCCGAGGCTGCTCGCCGGGCGGCGACCATTCCTGGCACCCATCCGATCCATCTCTACAAGAACAACACCGACAACAAGGGCGCCAGCTACGGGGCCCACGAGAACTACCTGATGCGTAGGCAGACCCCCTTCGCGGACATCGTCGCCTATCTGACGCCGTTCTTCGTGACCCGACAGGTCGTCTGTGGTGCCGGACGGGTCGGCCTCGGTCAGGACGGCTCACAACCGGGTTTCCAGATCTCCCAGCGGGCCGACTTCTTCGAGGTCGAGGTCGGCTTGGAGACGACCCTCAAACGACCGATCATCAACACCCGGGACGAGCCGCACGCCGACGCCGACAAGTATCGGCGACTGCATGTCATCATCGGCGACGCCAACCTGTCGGAGATCTCCACGTACCTCAAGGTCGGCACCACCGCCCTGGTGCTGACGATGATCGAAGAGAAGGTGCTCACCCCGGAGTTCGGTATCGCCGATCCCGTCGCCGAACTACGCGCGGTCAGTCACGATCCGTCCCTGACCCATCTCATCCGGCTGCGGGATGGACGCCGGTTGACCGCGCTCGACCTGCAGTGGGCCTATCTCGAACGAGCGCGCGCCTTCGTCGAGGATCGGTACGGCAGCGACGTCGATGATATGACCGCCGACGTGCTCGACCGCTGGGAGAGCGTGCTGGACCGGCTGGGGCGCGACATCATGCTGTGCGCCGGCGAGCTGGACTGGGTGGCCAAGCTGCGCCTACTCGAGGGCTATCGGGAGCGGGAGAAGCTCGGCTGGGCCTCGCACAAGTTGCAACTGGTCGACCTGCAGTACTCCGACGTCCGGCCGGAGAAGGGCCTCTACCACCGGTTGGTGGCCCGGGGCTCGATGACGACGCTCCTGTCTGACGAGGCGGTCCGTACCGCGATGGTGGAGCCGCCAGAGGACACCCGCGCCTACTTCCGTGGCCGCTGCCTGGCCCAGTACGCCTCCGAAGTGGTCGCTGCCAGCTGGGACTCGGTCATCTTCGACGTCGGCCGGGAGTCGCTGGTCCGCGTGCCGATGATGGAGCCGGAACGGGGCACCAGGAAACATGTCGGGGCGCTTTTCGACCGGTGTGCCAGCGCCAAGGACCTACTGGAGACCCTGACCGGCGGCTGA
- a CDS encoding LamG-like jellyroll fold domain-containing protein — translation MAQAKRSGKPVEATAAATPTSTMTANPDGTVAVHQSAAPTRKRVGKAWKPLDATLVRHGDGRITPVTSLHEITLSGGGTGPMATMVSGDRSLELSLPFPLPKPSLTGATATYPNVLSGVDLQVTVNREGGFSHVLVVRDATAATHPALSQLTLTTKAQGFTLGTDKAGNITGRDRAGKEVLFAPAATMWDSASGTAASAAQGTASTAKAPGSRAKVARIGTNLRAGRIDLTPDRSMLTSPATTYPVFIDPTFNWASAGAAKSGWSTISRDHPASNFWKKTPDPDGRMQVGNSGSQWSHTLVNFPVPTGTLAGAVINSATFKITNTYSYSCTAKKVNLYAPAATLTSSNATWNHWKNVSYGSIVDQKEFAYGYSNSCKAAAASFDVTPEIRNNVTAGKSSQTLILTADNEANDVWGWKKFLETSPTLTILYNHKPNKPAGLTTSPQTSCTAATPTTVGDGPVSLYAPASDRNGGVLGVSFKLWKTADSTETPIASSNPNLLTYSSGSTAVLVIPAATLLAAAGGSVTGFSWKVQTTDFNMTSDWSDTCRFDYDPTRAGPPVVTPPAEQTTIGQGATFTIAPPSGSIPAGYSYQLNDSAPLTVTATSGNASVTVTPTRFTNTLTVTSLSAGGNFGETASVTFNSAPSAVAADADMNGDGTADLVTTGGINGLPSGLWLGAGKSGASVNTNITNIGANGNGVAGSKSPSDFNSAKAITGRFTGTGLQDVLIYYPAGADQGSTGILRANGDGSVIQAQLNDNRFGIDPALLTDEDGNWPLQLANAGDSRGLGSPFPDLIGTSGDAAAGYHLTYYLNGGWPAGYVEVIRTTAITPTGGTDWDSWTISTAQLTSGTSMFLWHRATGALHLWTNLAFNTETGQLTYTPYALSTNWNAGATHSLRAADINNDGTADLWTIGAGAHSGAWLVTNLTAGTGTISAQASQALITSNYTWPMNDGSSGTVTTATETTSGKTLTATGNAVWRTGDLFSPSILLNTDATGTNIDHSGTGHLTSNEALIDTTKSFSISVWVKPTGQGGVIVSEDGAHSSRFILWNNEVDNTWRFGMAAGDANTWVYTQAVTPAGTALGVWTHLIATYNAGNRTLALYVNGSLKATAQYTNTPTWPATGKFVVGRFLYLGAPAAYYSGQISNLQVWNTALTPSQVNASNTQPSGSLVPFGATKWTPPGTTQKVVEIYAADPTGNLWRYPKNGNTVGEPRLMATGWNQFTTVGIADWDHDGYQDVLVRDNTTCKLQVFLGTADDLSPQPTELGIGWCNHTIFGVGDWNQDGHQDVITVDKANSNMYYYPGDLTGGTGARVFMGNGWGTGYSPYGLADVNSDGIPDIVTRMSTTDTLRLYDFPGSTGRQIGTGWNGYTFFGIADFDDDNELELIVRHDATGILWRYGDMWDQSPEAVREMISGGW, via the coding sequence CTGGTGGTTCGCGACGCGACGGCAGCGACCCACCCGGCGTTGAGCCAGCTCACCCTCACCACGAAGGCACAGGGCTTCACGCTGGGTACGGACAAGGCCGGCAACATCACCGGCCGCGACCGGGCCGGGAAAGAGGTTCTGTTCGCACCCGCCGCGACCATGTGGGACTCGGCCAGCGGTACGGCCGCCAGCGCGGCGCAAGGGACAGCGTCGACCGCCAAAGCCCCCGGATCGCGGGCAAAGGTGGCCCGAATCGGCACGAATCTCCGCGCCGGCCGGATCGACCTCACCCCGGACCGGTCGATGCTGACCTCGCCGGCAACCACCTACCCGGTCTTCATCGATCCCACCTTCAACTGGGCAAGCGCAGGTGCCGCCAAGAGCGGATGGTCGACGATCTCGCGAGACCATCCGGCCAGCAACTTCTGGAAGAAGACCCCGGACCCAGACGGCCGGATGCAGGTCGGCAACTCCGGCAGTCAGTGGTCCCACACGTTAGTCAACTTTCCGGTCCCCACCGGCACCTTGGCGGGCGCCGTAATCAACTCGGCCACCTTCAAGATCACTAATACGTACTCGTACTCGTGTACCGCCAAGAAGGTCAACCTGTACGCTCCGGCAGCCACACTGACCTCTTCCAACGCAACCTGGAACCACTGGAAGAACGTCAGCTACGGCTCAATCGTGGACCAGAAGGAATTCGCCTACGGCTACAGCAACAGCTGCAAGGCCGCAGCCGCTTCCTTTGACGTCACGCCGGAAATCCGGAACAACGTCACCGCTGGTAAATCCTCCCAGACCCTGATCCTCACCGCCGACAACGAAGCCAACGACGTATGGGGTTGGAAGAAGTTTCTCGAGACCAGCCCGACCCTGACGATCCTCTACAACCACAAGCCCAACAAGCCAGCCGGGCTGACCACGTCCCCCCAGACCTCCTGCACGGCCGCGACTCCGACCACTGTCGGAGACGGCCCGGTCTCCCTCTATGCCCCGGCCTCGGATCGGAATGGCGGGGTCCTCGGGGTCTCCTTCAAACTGTGGAAGACCGCAGACTCGACCGAGACCCCCATCGCTTCGTCCAACCCCAACCTGCTCACCTATTCCTCGGGAAGTACGGCGGTGCTCGTCATACCGGCGGCCACCCTCCTCGCTGCTGCCGGTGGCAGTGTCACCGGCTTCTCGTGGAAGGTGCAGACAACCGACTTCAACATGACCAGCGACTGGTCGGACACCTGCCGATTCGACTACGACCCCACCCGGGCTGGGCCACCGGTGGTAACCCCGCCTGCCGAGCAAACAACCATCGGCCAAGGTGCCACCTTCACCATCGCCCCGCCGTCAGGAAGTATCCCCGCCGGGTACAGCTACCAGCTCAATGACTCAGCACCGCTTACCGTCACGGCAACCAGCGGTAATGCAAGCGTGACCGTCACTCCGACCCGGTTCACCAACACCCTCACCGTCACCAGCCTCTCTGCCGGTGGAAACTTCGGTGAGACCGCCAGCGTGACCTTCAACTCTGCCCCCAGTGCCGTCGCCGCAGACGCTGATATGAATGGCGACGGAACGGCCGATCTCGTCACTACCGGTGGCATCAATGGCTTGCCCTCCGGCCTCTGGCTGGGAGCAGGCAAGAGCGGCGCCAGCGTCAATACGAACATCACCAACATCGGCGCCAACGGCAACGGGGTGGCCGGAAGCAAGTCTCCAAGCGACTTCAACAGCGCCAAGGCGATAACGGGCCGGTTCACCGGAACCGGGCTGCAGGACGTGCTCATCTACTACCCTGCGGGCGCAGATCAAGGAAGCACTGGCATTCTGCGGGCAAACGGCGATGGGTCGGTCATCCAGGCGCAACTGAACGACAACCGGTTCGGGATAGATCCAGCCCTACTCACGGACGAAGACGGCAACTGGCCGCTACAACTAGCCAATGCTGGTGATAGCCGCGGACTGGGCAGCCCGTTCCCCGACCTCATCGGCACCAGCGGCGATGCCGCCGCCGGCTATCACCTCACCTACTACCTCAACGGTGGCTGGCCCGCCGGTTATGTTGAAGTAATTCGTACCACCGCAATCACCCCGACCGGAGGAACCGACTGGGATTCCTGGACCATCAGTACCGCCCAGTTGACCAGCGGTACGTCGATGTTCCTGTGGCACCGGGCCACCGGTGCTCTCCACCTCTGGACCAACCTCGCCTTCAACACCGAGACAGGCCAGCTCACCTACACTCCGTACGCCCTCTCCACCAACTGGAACGCTGGCGCGACCCACAGCCTCCGCGCTGCTGACATCAACAACGACGGCACGGCCGACCTGTGGACCATCGGTGCAGGCGCACACAGTGGCGCCTGGCTCGTCACCAACCTGACCGCCGGCACCGGCACCATTTCTGCCCAGGCAAGCCAGGCCTTGATCACCTCCAACTACACCTGGCCGATGAACGACGGCAGCAGCGGAACGGTCACGACTGCCACTGAAACCACCAGCGGCAAGACGCTGACCGCCACCGGGAACGCGGTCTGGCGGACGGGTGACCTGTTCAGCCCCAGCATCCTGCTCAACACCGATGCCACTGGCACCAACATCGATCATTCCGGAACCGGGCACCTGACCAGCAATGAGGCGCTCATCGACACGACAAAGTCGTTCAGCATTTCGGTATGGGTGAAACCCACGGGGCAGGGTGGGGTGATCGTCTCAGAGGACGGAGCCCACTCTTCACGCTTCATCCTGTGGAACAACGAGGTCGACAACACCTGGCGCTTCGGAATGGCTGCAGGAGACGCCAACACGTGGGTCTACACCCAGGCGGTTACTCCCGCTGGTACGGCTCTCGGAGTCTGGACTCATCTGATCGCCACCTACAACGCCGGAAACCGGACGCTGGCTCTCTATGTCAATGGAAGCCTGAAGGCGACTGCCCAGTACACCAATACACCGACGTGGCCTGCCACCGGCAAGTTCGTCGTCGGCCGCTTCCTGTATCTGGGCGCCCCGGCGGCCTACTACTCGGGGCAGATCAGCAACCTTCAAGTATGGAACACCGCGCTGACGCCGAGCCAGGTCAACGCCAGCAACACGCAGCCCAGCGGGAGCCTCGTTCCGTTCGGGGCAACCAAGTGGACGCCTCCTGGGACAACCCAGAAGGTGGTCGAGATCTACGCTGCTGATCCCACTGGAAACCTGTGGCGGTACCCCAAGAATGGCAACACCGTTGGGGAACCCCGGCTGATGGCGACCGGATGGAACCAGTTCACCACAGTCGGCATCGCGGACTGGGACCACGATGGATATCAGGACGTGTTGGTACGTGACAACACCACCTGCAAGCTCCAGGTGTTCCTCGGCACCGCCGACGACCTGAGCCCGCAGCCCACCGAACTCGGAATCGGCTGGTGCAACCACACCATATTCGGCGTTGGCGACTGGAACCAGGATGGTCACCAGGACGTCATCACGGTGGACAAGGCAAACTCGAACATGTACTACTATCCGGGTGATCTCACTGGAGGCACGGGTGCTCGCGTTTTCATGGGGAACGGTTGGGGAACGGGCTATTCACCATACGGGTTAGCTGACGTAAACTCCGACGGCATACCTGACATCGTCACGCGAATGAGCACCACCGACACATTGCGACTCTACGACTTCCCGGGAAGCACCGGACGGCAAATCGGTACCGGCTGGAACGGCTACACGTTTTTCGGTATCGCCGATTTCGACGACGACAACGAACTTGAATTGATAGTTCGCCACGATGCCACGGGAATCCTGTGGCGTTATGGTGACATGTGGGACCAGTCACCGGAAGCGGTCCGCGAGATGATCAGCGGCGGCTGGTAG